The genomic window CTGTTTGTTTACAGACTCTGCTTTAGGAAAGTCTCACAGTACAGTACTACTAGTAGATAAGATACTccttaaactttggatcaagtaAACTGTCTCATATATTTTATGCTCCTCAAACTTCACAGTACAGTACTACATTGTTATGCTCCTCAAACTTCACTGTATAGCACTACATTGTTATGCTCATGTTATCTCAACTCTTATAGTATGATGAATCAAGTAAACTAAAAGCACCACCCTGTTCTGTCTGTGCAGACTGACCTCCGCTTCCAGAACCATGTGGTGTTGGCCCTTCAGGAGGCTGCAGAGGCCTACCTGGTGGGTCTCTTCGAGGACACCAAACTGTGCGCCATCCATGCTAAGCGCGTGACCATCATGCCCAAGGACATTCAGCTGGCTAGGAGGATCTGTGGCGAGAGAGCTTAAGGTGCAATCAGCATACAATTTTGCTCAAATAGTCAAATGTTTCCTTGATTCTGTAGGATTAGTGTGTCCTATTGCTTGTTGCTAGCTATAGGATCTGACTTTTGGTTGTTGTTTTGCTGATGTAGGCCAAGGGAAATGACTACCGTTCCAGGGTCTCTGGTCTGGGAGCTCGTGAAGAAGAACAACTGCTTCTTGATAAAACAGTTCGGCAACAGCAACGCCAAGGTGCGGTTCAGCAAGGAGCCCAACAACCTCTACAATGTCCACTCCTACAAGTTCTCGAGTCCGTAGCTCTTTGCAGTATTTTTAACCCTTTTGTTTGCAAGTGTCTCTGCAAGGAGCTAACTTGTTGTGGGGCTGATGTGGTTTCAGGCTTGGCGAACATCAAGACCGTGGTGGTCCAGCCATCAGCGGGAGAGGACAAGGCAGTTGTCCTGTCCACGACCAAGACCAAGAAGCAGAACACCCCTGCCAAGCTCCAGCACAAGACTCTGATGCGCAAGGAGTTCCGCAAGATGGCCAAGTCTGTCAAGAATCAGGTATTACAACTTGTTGTTTTGAGAAGTCACTTTGTTCTGCAAGTCGGACATAACTTCAGAAAAGTCTAATGCTTGCTGGGGCTGTTCCCTTAATTATGCAAAGTTTGAAAAGCTTGAGACTGATCCTCTAGTGCTAAGTTTTGAACGCTAACTTTAATTTATGTTCCTGCAGGAAATGGACTGATTCCTTTGAAATTCCCATGTTGTAAATAGTCCCTTACTCCACTCAGGTAACTCTATAATCTGTCCCGCTTCTAGGTTTCCAGCACTCGAATCTTTCGTTAGGAGAGTTTGAAGTTGTTGGTGTATTCTCAACCATTGAGCAATTTTAGTCATCCTCTTCACTGGAGTAACTCTTGTCTAGTCTCCAGGATAATAAATCATGTTCTTCCATTTTCCAAAAATACTTGTACTCCATGTTTCCAGAAAACAGCAGCAACACACATATGTCCAAAAATACTGGAATAAACTAGCTATGGTCTGAATAGCCTTTATATTAGGATCTGGTTGAGTCTCTATGATGTTCTCTCTTAGTGTCATGTCATGTCATGAGTTTTGAGTCGTGAATATATGACTGAGTTGTATAATCCTTTCCAGGTGAGGACTTTGACCACAGAAGTACAACCAGGACAACCGTGCTGTTGGTGGTAGCTCCCAAGGTCCAAGGACGACTATATACTTTGACAGCAAAGAGCCAAGCAAGGGTGTGAACCATAGTTTCGGTTGATATTTGCCACCATGTTTTGGATTGCACGTACACTTCTTGGATATAAACTGTAATTAGGCTTGTTCAAGCTATGTTACCGCGGACGTGAAGTCTTGTATGTTTTTGTGAATGTTGATCATATGAGTTCTGGATTTGATCATTTAATAAGAGAATTACTGATTGTTTGATTTTTAAATGTGTATAAATTGGAATCTTTGAATTAAAAAGACCAAATATTCTACTGGACCAAACAATATTTGGCTCTAAGAAGGCTATGGCCCAAACAAATCACATCGTGCATTTCTTAGAAGCTAGAACAAAAAGGATAAATGAAATGGACCTAaaaatgttgggcttggcccatgaagccgttcaaaaattgataaaaaaatatagtaaaaaggccgaattgttgggctaggcccatgcagaaaaccgaattggaccgggctgaatctcgTGCCACAttagcttgccacgctggatgcctacgtggactggggaggctgctagtgaccaaaacgccacagtaggaatattttggtcataaacgtccacgaccttctcacagagaaggtcgctatagtcagtttacgaccctcagcttttgaccttctgtttttggtcacaaaaaggtcgtaaatgaaaaactatgacctttcagtgaccaatagtggaggtcacaagatagcatatttcttgtagtgactgccaccccctcctccaccgcccccaacTGCGGCAACCGCCCCCAAGCTTCATGGCCGGCAGCCGGCGCGACGGTTCTTCGATGCGGCCCAAGTACTGCCACCGCAGAGGAGCTTCTCCGGTAGCGCGGCAGTTGGAGATGCCCTCAGGTTAGTATTAGATTATATGCCTAGAGTAGGATATTTTGCACAAATGTAGGAACTATGCACAAATGTGATTAAAAGAAGTAGAGGAAGATGGTCATGTTTAGTAATGCCTAGAGTAGTATGGAAGTTTGGAAGTTTGGAGTAATGCCTAGAGTGTTTGTTTGACTTTTAGTTTAACTAAACGAGTAATAAGAGTTTAGTTGCTACTGTTCTAGTTTAATTTTATGACTGATGATCATTGTAAATACTAGTAATGTGCTACAGCCAATATATATAGAACAGATTCAGCACTGTGTATGCTTGTCGTCAGTAAGTGATTTGCCATGGAGAATAAGGCTGTGGATGCTTCGGTTTTGACTCCTATGTTTGACTAGTTTAGTTCTAGTTAAACCGAATGAGTGCTTGAAGTATTTAGTTTCAGTTGAAACTAGTTCTCTGAACTTCTTGTCTCTAAACTAATGCTTGTCGTCGGTAAGTTGTTTGGCATGGGGATAAGGCTGTGGATGCTTTGTTTTTGCCGAAGGAGCACTCAAATTTTGGTCAGACTATGCGTCAGTACACTAGTTGTCTGAACTTCCTGTATCTGAACATACATGAAGAGATCGACACCTTCTCTGAAGAATTTGACATCTTGTGAAGGATCAGCACCTCTATGCTTGTGCTTTTTTAGATAAATACTA from Triticum aestivum cultivar Chinese Spring chromosome 3B, IWGSC CS RefSeq v2.1, whole genome shotgun sequence includes these protein-coding regions:
- the LOC123067722 gene encoding 60S ribosomal protein L28-1-like, with protein sequence MTTVPGSLVWELVKKNNCFLIKQFGNSNAKVRFSKEPNNLYNVHSYKFSSLANIKTVVVQPSAGEDKAVVLSTTKTKKQNTPAKLQHKTLMRKEFRKMAKSVKNQFEKLETDPLVLSFER